The Synergistaceae bacterium region CCATGGCTGTCAGCGTAACGCGATTCATCTCGCCGATCCCTGCAAGCACCAGAACTGCGACCGGGTGCTTCTGCCTTATCCTGTCGCCGATCTGCCTGAGTAAGTCCGGCGTTATGTTGTCAAATTTCTCCACGATGAGATCAACGCCGTTTATAGATGCGCATGGCCTGACAGTGCCCTCTATGTCCGACATTGCGACTTTGACCTGAAGTTCCCTGTTCTTACGCTCAAGGACCTTCTTTTCGTCCATGATCTCTTCGATCCTGCTGACGATGGAGTCCGTATCCTCTCCGAGCATCGTCATCATCGACGTAACGGCAGAGCCAAACTGCTGAAACAATAAAAGTGCAGGTTCTCCGGCAATGGCGTTGATCCTTCGGATACCAGAGCCTATGCCCTCTTCGCGTATTATTTTGACAAGCCCCACCTCGCCGGTATTCCTGACGTGCGTACCGCCACACAGCTCCGTCGAGTAACCCGGGATATCAAGGACCCTGACCTCGTCTCCGTATTTTTCATCGAAGAGAGCTCGCGCGCCTGATTTTTTTGCCTCTTCTATCCGCATTATTGTGGTTTTGACAGGCAGGTTCTTCAAAACCTGTTCATATACCATTTTTTCTACTTCGCGGATCTCATCCACCGAGACAGGCGCGAAATGGTTAAAGTCAAAGCGGAGGAAAGTAGGGGTTACTATTGAACCTGCCTGGCGCACATGCTTGCCGAGGACCCTTGTGAGAGCTTCGTTGATCAAATGGGTAGCGGTGTGATGACGCTGTATGGCTTTTCTGCGCCTCTCGTTTATTGACGCGGTAACAGGCTGTCCTTTTTTAAGGACCCCTTTATTTACGATACCCCTGTGTACGATAAGATCAGGAACAGGATATATAGTATCCTGCACCTCAAAAATCATATCATCTGCCGTAAGAAAACCGGTGTCGCCTACCTGTCCGCCTTTTTCGCCGTAGAAGGGAGTGTTTGAGAGAACGATATCCGCCGCCTCTCCTTCTGCGACTGAGTCTTTCAGCGCAGCGCCCGCAATAATTGCGATGACATAAGCCTCAGACTGCATTTTTGTGTATCCGCAGAACAAGCTGGGGCCTGTTTTGTCTACAAGCTCGGTGTAGACGTTCTTTGAAATGGTGCTGCCGGTCTGCTTGCTTGAGGCCCTGGCACGCTCACGCTGCTCCGTCATCTCTTTTTCAAAACCGTCTTTATCGATCAACACAGAGTGTTCTTTGCATATTTCCTCAGTCAGCTCGAGGGGAAATCCAAAGGTGTCGTAAAGGATAAACGCAACGCTGCCCGGCAGCGTCTTTTTGCCGTCCATGGCGAGTTTCTCAAGCTCAGACTCAAGAAGATCGCTGCCCTGGGAGAGTGTCCTGGAAAAACGCTCCTCTTCCGTGCTGAGCACCTGCTCGATTGCGGAAGCCTGCTCTACGAGCTCGGTATATTCATCGCCCATAGATTCACGTACGGCCGGCAGAAGTTCCGTAAGGAAGGGCCTGTCTATGCCAAGCAGCCTTCCGTAGCGGACGCTGCGCCGGATAAGCCTTCTGAGCACATAGCCGCCGCCGTCGTTTGCGGGCAGTATCCCATCGGCGATCATAAATGCAGCCGCCCTTATGTGGTCAGAAATAACTTTGACCGCCATATCCTTCTTCTTGTCTGTTCCGTACTTTACGTTTACCAGTTCACAGGCTTTGTCGATTATGGGGAGGAAAAGATCTGTCTCAAAATCCGTCGGGACATTCTGCACAACCGAGGCAAGTCTCTCAAGTCCCATCCCTGTGTCTATGTTCTTGGCGGGCAGCGGGGTGAGGTTGCCCGCCTCGTCCCTGTTGTACTGCATAAAGACAAGGTTCCATATCTCAAGGTACCTGTCGCAGTCGCAGCCTACCGCACAGGTCGGTTTGCCGCAGGAATACTCAGGCCCCTGGTCATATATGATCTCGGAACAAGGGCCGCATGGGCCTACAGGTCCGGCTGCCCAGAAATTATCGTCTGCACCAAGGCGGACTATGCGATTTTCAGGGAGCCCGACCTTATCCCGCCAGATATCATGGGCTTCGTCGTCGTCAAGATAGACAGTCGCATAAAGCCTGTCCGGGTCAAGACCTATGCGCTCGGTGAGAAACTCCCATGACCATGGGATGATCTCATTTTTGAAATAGTCGCCAAAACTGAAATTTCCGAGCATCTCAAAAAATGTATGGTGACGTGCGGTGCGCCCGACGTTTTCGATGTCGTTTGTACGGACACATTTCTGTGCGGTAGTCGCACGCGTTACCTCCGGGGTCTTCAGCCCAAGGAAATAAGGCTTGAAAGGAACCATGCCGGCGATTGTAAAAAGAAGAGTCGGATCATCCGGCACCAGGGAAAAGCTGCGATAGCGCCTGCAGCCCTTTTCTTCAAAAAATGAAAGAAACAGTTCTCTTAATTCTTTTCCTTTTCTATACTGCATCAATATTTCCCCCCAGTGATAAATTATTTTTATTTTTGTGTAAGTGATTTTCTTGCATTTAGAGCAGATGCCATTACTTTGTCTCTGTCAATCGTTGTAAATTGGCCGTTTTCATAGAGGACTTCACCTGCTACTATTGTCGCCTTTATATCATCAGACGAGCCGGCGTAGACGATATATCCGGACAGGCTTTCCTCATCCCAGCCCACATAGTGAGGCTGGTCGATATCTATCAGGATCATGTCGGCGTTATAACCTTCTTTGATGAACCCCGTATTATTAAAACCAAGGGCTTCCGCCCCAGCTGATGTGGCCATTTTAAGAGTTTCCGCCGACGAAATCAACGTTGGATCATGATTGACGCCCTTCTGTATCAGAGCGGCAAAACGCATCTCATCCCACATATCAAGCCTGTTGTTGCTTGCGGCCCCGTCAGTTCCAAGCGCGACAGAGACCCCGGCTGAAAGCATCTGCGCAACATGCGCTACCCCGCTTCCAAGTTTCAGATTGCTCTTTGGATTGTGTACTACTGTGACATTCGGCCGCTTATAGAAATCCGCTGCTCCTTTGTCTATCCAGACCCCGTGGGCCAGGACAAGATGCTTTACCTCTGCCATACCGGTCCTCGTAAGATATTCCTCGGGGCTCATTGTGCCATCGAAACCGCTTATCGTCCATTCAGATGAAGTCTCAAGCCAGTGCAGCTGGACTCCAAGACCGTTCTCCCGCGCCGCGTCTGCGACAGATGACATCTGTTCGATCGAAACAGTATATGGGGCATGCGGCCCAAGCTGTATGTTCACCAGACCCTTTGCTCCGTTATAATCCTTTGCCAGCTGAAGGTTTTCCTTAAGGCGCGCCCCGTCGCTGTCTCCGACGATGCCCCGTGAAAGGCCGCACCTCATCCCAGCCTCTAGTGCGGCATCTGCGACTCTGTCCATAAAGAAATACATGTCTGCAAAACAGGTCGTCCCGGTTGAGAGCATTT contains the following coding sequences:
- the alaS gene encoding alanine--tRNA ligase, with the protein product MQYRKGKELRELFLSFFEEKGCRRYRSFSLVPDDPTLLFTIAGMVPFKPYFLGLKTPEVTRATTAQKCVRTNDIENVGRTARHHTFFEMLGNFSFGDYFKNEIIPWSWEFLTERIGLDPDRLYATVYLDDDEAHDIWRDKVGLPENRIVRLGADDNFWAAGPVGPCGPCSEIIYDQGPEYSCGKPTCAVGCDCDRYLEIWNLVFMQYNRDEAGNLTPLPAKNIDTGMGLERLASVVQNVPTDFETDLFLPIIDKACELVNVKYGTDKKKDMAVKVISDHIRAAAFMIADGILPANDGGGYVLRRLIRRSVRYGRLLGIDRPFLTELLPAVRESMGDEYTELVEQASAIEQVLSTEEERFSRTLSQGSDLLESELEKLAMDGKKTLPGSVAFILYDTFGFPLELTEEICKEHSVLIDKDGFEKEMTEQRERARASSKQTGSTISKNVYTELVDKTGPSLFCGYTKMQSEAYVIAIIAGAALKDSVAEGEAADIVLSNTPFYGEKGGQVGDTGFLTADDMIFEVQDTIYPVPDLIVHRGIVNKGVLKKGQPVTASINERRRKAIQRHHTATHLINEALTRVLGKHVRQAGSIVTPTFLRFDFNHFAPVSVDEIREVEKMVYEQVLKNLPVKTTIMRIEEAKKSGARALFDEKYGDEVRVLDIPGYSTELCGGTHVRNTGEVGLVKIIREEGIGSGIRRINAIAGEPALLLFQQFGSAVTSMMTMLGEDTDSIVSRIEEIMDEKKVLERKNRELQVKVAMSDIEGTVRPCASINGVDLIVEKFDNITPDLLRQIGDRIRQKHPVAVLVLAGIGEMNRVTLTAMASEEAVKKGVNAGTLLKDIAVIMGGKGGGRPNLAQGGAPDASKLEEAFAKAPEIFADLMKNKE
- a CDS encoding amidohydrolase; translation: MLRCYRDVVVWDASRTRAERCDVLTEHGKIAAVYPAGSVTSGCAYEGRGRTAMLPGFVNAHGHAAMTLLRGLGEELPLMEWLEKRIWPVENRLDADLVYTGAQLAMMEMLSTGTTCFADMYFFMDRVADAALEAGMRCGLSRGIVGDSDGARLKENLQLAKDYNGAKGLVNIQLGPHAPYTVSIEQMSSVADAARENGLGVQLHWLETSSEWTISGFDGTMSPEEYLTRTGMAEVKHLVLAHGVWIDKGAADFYKRPNVTVVHNPKSNLKLGSGVAHVAQMLSAGVSVALGTDGAASNNRLDMWDEMRFAALIQKGVNHDPTLISSAETLKMATSAGAEALGFNNTGFIKEGYNADMILIDIDQPHYVGWDEESLSGYIVYAGSSDDIKATIVAGEVLYENGQFTTIDRDKVMASALNARKSLTQK